The DNA segment TTTCGCTCTCGTCCGCCCGCCGGGGCACCATGCCGCACCCGACCGGGCGATGGGGTTCTGTCTCTTCAACAACGTTGCCGTGGCAACCGCGAAAGCACTGTTATCGATCGGCCGGGTGGCGGTCGTGGACTGGGACCTGCACCACGGGAACGGCACAGAGGAGGCGTTCTACACCTCTGATCGGGTGTTCTACTGTTCGGTTCACCAGGCGGGGATCTTCCCCGGTACCGGATGGCCGGAAGAGCGGGGAGCCGGTCCGGGTGCGGGGTATACCGTCAACGTGCCCCTTGTATCAGGTTCGACCGGCGCCGACTACGCGCTCGTCTTTAGCCGGGTCTTCGTCCCGATGCTCCGGTGGTTCGAACCGGACGTCGTGGTGGTCTCGGCAGGCCAGGACGCGCTCTTCGACGACCCGCTCGGTTCCCTCCTTCTTTTGCCCGAAGACTTCGGGGCGCTGGCGGGGATGCTCGTGGACGCGACCCCTGCACCTCTCGCCCTCGTGCTCGAAGGGGGTTACGGCCGGTCGCATGCAGGGGCGATCGGGGCGATCGTTGCCGCCCTTGACGGCGCCCGCTTCAATCCCGCGGGCGGCGGGGCGAAGGCGAGCACCCGGCACCTCGTGGAGGCGTATGCCGGCCGCCGGCATGCCGTCCCGCTCTGACGTCGATCAGGTTCATCTCCTCCCGGGTCGATCGGATGACTATGAACTGCATCGCCGATCATATCCTGATTGTAACGGGTGCTCTCCTCCTCATCGCCCTTGCCGCCGCACCGGCGGTCTCCGCCGTTTTGGTGTACCCGGGAAGTGAGTTAGCGCTCACGGGGACGAGCACGGGGAGCGATACCGTCTACCTCTTCGTGACCGGCCCGAACCTCCCGCCCGCCGGCGGACGGCTTGACAATCCTCACACGGCCGTCCGCTCGGGCGATCCGGGGAGTTTCACAAGGGTGAC comes from the Methanoculleus marisnigri JR1 genome and includes:
- a CDS encoding histone deacetylase family protein, coding for MPYSVVTGDLFSAHDAPGHPESQARLDAALAGVPADARRIAPERATVDDLALVHTERHIEGVRSFCRECPPGRARYLDPDTYVTAGSFDAALYATGAAWQAVERALDGEHSFALVRPPGHHAAPDRAMGFCLFNNVAVATAKALLSIGRVAVVDWDLHHGNGTEEAFYTSDRVFYCSVHQAGIFPGTGWPEERGAGPGAGYTVNVPLVSGSTGADYALVFSRVFVPMLRWFEPDVVVVSAGQDALFDDPLGSLLLLPEDFGALAGMLVDATPAPLALVLEGGYGRSHAGAIGAIVAALDGARFNPAGGGAKASTRHLVEAYAGRRHAVPL